The Streptomyces durmitorensis genome contains the following window.
CTCCGAAGCGCCCGAAGCACCTGCCGAAACGCTTGAAGCGCCTGACGAAGCGCCCGAAGCACCTTCTGAACTCCATGACACGCATCCGCATGACACGCATCCGCCCGTGGCACAGCTGACCGCAGGGCTGCTGCGACTGCACGCGGAGCGCATGCAGCTGCTCGCGCGCGAACAGCGCACGCGCGACCGCTTCACCGCGCTTCACCCCGAGGTTGCCGTGGCCGAAGTGACGGCGCTGCCGGGCGATGTGCACGACCTGGCAGGCCTTCGGGCCATCGGGGACCGGCTCGCGACCGGTACTGATGGTGATCCGGCCGGAGCTGCCTGAGCAGTTCCTGAGCAGCGGGACCGGCGCACGCTGCCACGCGGCCGGTGGGGGCCTGCCCATGAGGGCATTCCCCACCGCCACGCGGCGGACGGGCTGACCCGACGGGCGCTAACCCACTGCCGCGTAGCTCTCGTACGTCTCGTCGTCCTCCAAGTCCACGGGCAGCAGGCCCGCGCCACGCTCGTACTCGGAGCGCGCCGTCTCCAGCAGACGGCGCCATGAGGTGACTGTTGGACGCCTGCGCAGCAATGCGCGGCGCTCCCGCTCAGTCATGCCACCCCACACGCCGAACTCGACGCGGTTGTCCAGCGCATCGGCCAGGCACTCCGTGCGCACCGGGCAGCCGGTGCACACCGCCTTGGCCCTGTTCTGCGCTGCTCCTTGAACGAACAGTTCATCTGGATCGGTAGTGCGGCAGGCCGCCTGCGCACTCCAGTCGGTTACCCAGCCCATACCGGCGCCGTCCTCTCCCGAATCGAGGCTCCCCCACGGCGGCAGCGGCATATTCACCGCCGCCAGTTGAGGACGTTACGGAAGGTGGGCACAGCGCAACACCCCCTTCGGGCCCAATCTTGAATGGCCCGAACGGACTATGCGTAAGCGGCAGATCACCCGACGGAGTGAGCTGGCGACATGCGTGATTAACCCGGCAAATGCGGGCACTTCAGCTGAGTCACAACGGGCATCGAATGCCGCATGAGGCGAATTCGGACACGCTTTCCCTAGCCCCAAAAGAGCAGAGGGAGTCCCCATTCGGGATTCGGGACCGACGGAGGGGTTGTTGCCAAACCGCACTGCTGTGACAGTTGAGAGCAGCTTAGGCCAAGGCATTGAGGCGTGTCCGGCGAATCAGAACGTAGGCTGCCCCCATGGGAAAGAAGCGCTCGGGCGGTGGTCTGTCACCAACTCAGCAGGCCGCGAAGTTCCTAGGTGTCAGCGTGCTCGCGGGAGCCGTGCTGGCAGGTATCGCCCTGCCCGCGGCCGGCGCGCTCGGCCTCGCGGCGAAGGGCTCGGTGGAGGAGTTCGACGACATCCCCTCCAACATGGAGCAGCCGCCGCTGAGTCAGCGCACCACCATCCTCGACAGCGAGGGCGGCTCCATCGCCACGGTCTACTCGCGTGACCGCACGGTGGTCCCCCTCAAGGAGATCTCGCCGTACATGCAGAAGGCGATCGTCGCGATCGAGGACTCGCGCTTCTACGAACACGGCGCGATCGACGCGAAGGGCATCCTGCGCGCGCTGAACCAGAACGCCCAGAGCGGCGGCGTCTCCCAGGGCGCGTCCACGCTCACCCAGCAGTACGTGAAGAACGTCTTCGTCGAGGAGGCCGGCGACGACCCGACGAAGGTCGCCGAGGCCACCCAGCAGACCCTCGGGCGCAAGATCCGCGAGCTGAAGTACGCGATCCAGGTCGAGGACAAGCTGGGCAAGAAGCGCATCCTCAGCAACTACCTGAACATCACGTACTTCGGACAGCAGGCGTACGGAGTCGAGGCCGCGGCCCAGCGCTACTTCTCCAAGCCCGCCAAGAGCCTCCAGGTCCAGGAGGCCGCGCTGCTTGCCGGCATCGTGCAGTCCCCCAGCCGGTACGACCCGGTCAACGACACCGAGGAAGCCACCAAGCGCCGCAACACGGTGCTGCAGCGGATGGCCGAGACGCACGACATCACGCAGGCGGAGGCCGCGGCGGCGAAGGAGAAGCCGCTCGGCCTGAAGGTGAGCAGGCCCAAGAACGGCTGCATCACGGCCGTCAGCGGCGCCGGGTTCTTCTGTGACTACGTACGCGAGGTCTTCCTCTCCGACCCCGTCTTCGGCAAGACCAAGGAAGCCCGTGCCAAGGTCTGGAACCAGGGCGGTCTGCGGATCAAGACCACCCTCGACCCGCAGGCACAGCAGTCGGTGCAGGCGTCGATA
Protein-coding sequences here:
- a CDS encoding WhiB family transcriptional regulator, with product MGWVTDWSAQAACRTTDPDELFVQGAAQNRAKAVCTGCPVRTECLADALDNRVEFGVWGGMTERERRALLRRRPTVTSWRRLLETARSEYERGAGLLPVDLEDDETYESYAAVG